A genomic stretch from Chitinophaga agri includes:
- a CDS encoding M90 family metallopeptidase, which translates to MELYTIALLTCCLFIILYMRRKKKNQTQNQAMAGIYKNLLNEHIRYYQLLNDNEKGRFEKLVNEFLQYVRIEGVGTDVTDLDKVYIAASAVVPIFGFPDWKYRNLTNVILYPDTFDHNFQFEGDERNILGMVGSGYMNGQMLLSRAALIKAFSTSSGTEHTAIHEFVHLLDMSDGATDGVPENLMRHEYAVPWLKMMHEEMRAIEQGRSDINPYAVTNEAEFLAVTSEYFFQKPEKFKQHHPEMYAQMSRIFGQTPPGADS; encoded by the coding sequence ATGGAGCTATATACAATCGCCTTACTAACATGTTGCCTGTTCATCATACTATACATGCGCCGCAAAAAGAAAAATCAGACGCAGAACCAGGCCATGGCAGGTATTTATAAAAATTTACTCAACGAACATATCCGGTATTATCAGCTCCTGAATGACAACGAAAAAGGCCGCTTCGAAAAACTGGTGAACGAGTTCTTACAGTACGTGCGTATTGAAGGCGTTGGCACAGATGTCACTGACCTGGACAAAGTCTACATTGCGGCCAGTGCCGTGGTCCCCATCTTCGGTTTTCCTGACTGGAAATATCGTAACCTTACAAACGTTATCCTCTACCCGGATACCTTTGATCATAACTTCCAGTTTGAAGGTGACGAGAGGAATATACTGGGTATGGTTGGCTCCGGCTATATGAACGGTCAGATGTTGCTATCGAGAGCCGCGCTGATCAAGGCCTTTTCCACGTCATCGGGCACCGAACATACGGCGATTCATGAATTCGTACATCTGCTGGACATGTCAGACGGTGCAACCGATGGCGTGCCTGAAAATCTGATGCGACATGAATATGCAGTGCCCTGGTTGAAAATGATGCATGAAGAAATGCGCGCTATTGAGCAGGGCCGGTCCGATATTAATCCTTATGCAGTAACAAACGAAGCGGAGTTTCTGGCAGTGACTTCGGAATATTTCTTCCAGAAACCTGAGAAATTCAAACAGCATCATCCTGAAATGTATGCGCAGATGAGCCGGATCTTTGGTCAGACGCCGCCGGGAGCGGATAGCTGA
- a CDS encoding SusC/RagA family TonB-linked outer membrane protein: protein MKPGNWRASLCQGLSTLLMSLLLTGKVVPVFARYNATNVSQQQSSTLKGIVKNVKGESLAGVTVKVKGSNTGTVSREDGTFQLQVSGADKAVIEISYMGYQSQEIAIGGRATMEVILAESSSGLNEVLVIGYGTQKKVSSTAAISSVGGKELAKAAVPNISNSLAGRVAGVSMRPNGGQPGADNPDIHIRGIATTGNNGALIVVDGIIRNNINEIPATSIASVTVLKDAAAVAPYGLGGANGVLLITTKKGASGAPQLSLNAYYGLQTPTYYPDMLNAQDYMRLHNEAYLNENPNGTQLPYAQSLIDDYPALHAKDPDRYPISNTKDLVELHAPMQNYSLQLTGGSQSVKYFVALGYLNQTGMFDPVKYKRYDYTVNLDVQATKTTTVNVSLIGAWQQTRSVDAGTTVGNLFRSGYKFVPIANLRYSNGLWGEFAGNSPIGVLNAGYQRDNKSTMLSTLSVNQELPFIPGLSLKATFSFDPMQTTSKGWHTPFYFYSQDLSTTPYTYTRQISTSEGSAATYTWLEQEYAQQRTYTYQGYLNYKRTFGKHDITGLLVAEARDSDSSAFSARRNNFGVNIDELSMGSSNKNDFDNSGSSSTGSQIGFVYRIGYSYANKYLVEASGRYDGHYYFAPGKRWGYFPAVSLGWVASGERFMQRIPFVNYLKLRGSWGKSGNLAGTSFQYLQGYSLYGNAYAWGNGTMVQGSFVPREANRNITWEISTKTNIGFEASLWQGLLDLEVDYFRERRTGMLLPPAVTIPIEYGLNLSDENEGVMENSGIEITAGTTHQFTNGLRLSLNGNFSYARNKMLQIFETSATRNNPNRSRTGRALGTPFGYHALGLFSTADDKNNDGIINPADGYNVIQFGNLHPGDIKYADLSGPDGKPDGKIDAHDETHIGYPTYPLITYGFTPSASWKGLDLSLFFQGSSLSSFNIAGFQTIPFNNNNSNSAYEYYNNRWTPASQRAKYPRANQSPYANNTQTSDFWMANTGLLRLKTAVLGYTLPAVLTQRWKMQSVRMYVSGQNVFTISKLNFIDPEVGYTDGETAYPNQKVYVMGLNVTF from the coding sequence ATGAAACCAGGAAACTGGAGAGCCTCTCTATGCCAGGGCCTCTCCACACTTCTCATGTCCTTATTGCTGACTGGCAAAGTAGTCCCTGTATTTGCCCGGTACAATGCAACTAACGTCTCGCAACAGCAGTCATCCACGTTAAAGGGTATTGTGAAAAACGTAAAAGGTGAATCGCTTGCCGGCGTCACAGTAAAAGTAAAAGGTAGCAATACGGGAACTGTGTCCAGAGAGGATGGCACTTTTCAATTACAGGTCTCCGGAGCGGATAAAGCTGTAATTGAGATCAGCTACATGGGATACCAGTCGCAGGAAATTGCAATCGGAGGCCGTGCCACCATGGAGGTCATTCTGGCGGAAAGCTCCAGCGGATTAAATGAAGTACTCGTGATCGGATATGGCACACAAAAGAAAGTATCTTCTACAGCCGCCATATCATCAGTTGGTGGCAAAGAACTGGCGAAAGCAGCCGTCCCCAACATCTCAAACTCACTGGCGGGCAGAGTAGCCGGTGTAAGTATGCGACCCAACGGTGGTCAGCCAGGTGCCGATAACCCAGACATTCACATCCGTGGCATCGCCACTACCGGCAACAACGGCGCACTTATTGTAGTCGACGGTATTATCCGTAACAACATCAACGAAATACCTGCCACCTCCATTGCTTCCGTCACCGTGCTGAAAGATGCGGCTGCGGTAGCCCCTTATGGCCTTGGTGGCGCCAATGGCGTATTGTTGATCACTACCAAAAAAGGAGCGAGTGGTGCACCACAATTATCACTGAACGCATACTACGGTCTGCAGACGCCTACGTATTATCCTGATATGCTGAATGCGCAGGACTATATGCGCCTCCACAATGAAGCCTATCTCAATGAAAATCCCAACGGCACACAATTGCCTTATGCCCAAAGCCTGATCGACGATTATCCTGCACTACATGCAAAAGACCCTGACCGTTACCCCATCAGCAATACCAAAGATCTCGTGGAGCTGCATGCACCCATGCAGAACTATAGCCTTCAGTTGACCGGCGGCTCACAATCAGTAAAATACTTCGTTGCGCTGGGCTATCTGAACCAGACAGGCATGTTTGACCCGGTTAAATATAAACGATATGACTACACTGTCAATCTGGACGTACAAGCTACCAAAACCACTACGGTGAACGTTTCGCTGATCGGCGCCTGGCAGCAGACCCGCTCTGTGGATGCCGGCACAACGGTAGGCAACCTGTTCCGCAGCGGCTATAAATTCGTCCCCATTGCTAACCTGAGATATAGCAATGGTCTATGGGGCGAATTTGCAGGCAACTCCCCTATCGGCGTCCTTAATGCGGGATACCAGCGTGATAACAAGAGCACAATGCTATCAACGCTTTCTGTCAACCAGGAACTGCCGTTCATACCCGGGTTGAGCCTCAAGGCCACTTTCAGCTTCGACCCGATGCAAACCACCAGTAAAGGATGGCATACACCGTTTTATTTTTATTCGCAGGATCTGTCCACCACACCATATACCTACACGAGACAAATATCCACTTCTGAGGGAAGCGCCGCTACCTATACATGGCTGGAACAGGAATACGCACAGCAGCGAACCTATACCTACCAGGGATATCTGAATTATAAACGCACATTCGGTAAACATGACATCACCGGCTTGCTCGTGGCAGAAGCACGGGACAGCGACTCAAGCGCCTTTTCTGCACGCAGGAACAATTTTGGCGTAAACATCGATGAGCTCAGCATGGGTAGCTCCAATAAAAATGACTTTGATAACAGCGGATCATCCTCTACAGGTAGTCAGATCGGATTTGTTTACAGGATCGGCTATAGTTATGCTAACAAATACCTGGTAGAAGCATCTGGCCGCTATGATGGCCATTATTATTTCGCACCAGGCAAACGCTGGGGATACTTCCCTGCGGTGTCTCTTGGCTGGGTGGCTTCAGGTGAGCGCTTCATGCAGCGTATCCCCTTTGTCAATTATCTGAAATTAAGAGGATCATGGGGAAAATCAGGTAATCTTGCCGGAACGTCCTTCCAGTATTTACAGGGCTATTCCCTGTATGGTAATGCCTATGCCTGGGGCAATGGCACGATGGTGCAAGGATCTTTCGTACCACGTGAGGCCAACCGCAATATCACCTGGGAGATCTCTACGAAGACAAACATTGGGTTTGAAGCTTCATTGTGGCAGGGATTATTAGATCTGGAGGTGGATTATTTCAGGGAAAGAAGGACTGGCATGCTGCTGCCGCCTGCGGTAACTATCCCTATTGAATATGGTCTTAATCTATCGGACGAGAACGAAGGTGTCATGGAAAACAGTGGCATAGAGATCACGGCTGGTACGACACATCAATTCACAAATGGACTGCGCCTCAGTTTAAACGGGAACTTCAGCTATGCGCGGAACAAAATGCTGCAGATCTTCGAAACGTCCGCTACACGTAACAATCCTAACAGAAGCCGGACGGGCAGGGCGCTGGGTACACCATTCGGCTACCATGCGCTCGGACTTTTCAGTACTGCCGATGATAAGAACAATGACGGTATCATTAATCCAGCAGACGGTTATAACGTGATACAGTTTGGTAACCTGCATCCCGGTGATATAAAATACGCTGATCTCAGCGGACCGGACGGAAAGCCGGATGGAAAGATCGATGCACACGATGAAACGCATATCGGTTATCCAACCTATCCATTGATCACTTATGGCTTCACGCCATCCGCCTCCTGGAAAGGACTGGATCTCAGCCTGTTCTTTCAGGGTTCTTCCTTGTCCAGCTTTAACATCGCTGGCTTCCAGACGATCCCCTTTAATAACAACAACAGTAATTCTGCATATGAATATTATAATAACCGCTGGACACCTGCCAGTCAGCGCGCAAAGTATCCAAGAGCTAATCAGTCTCCCTACGCAAATAATACACAGACCTCCGATTTCTGGATGGCAAACACCGGACTGCTACGCCTGAAAACAGCGGTACTGGGTTACACGCTACCTGCCGTACTCACGCAACGCTGGAAAATGCAGTCCGTGCGGATGTATGTATCTGGTCAGAACGTATTTACCATCAGCAAGTTGAATTTCATCGACCCCGAAGTGGGTTACACCGATGGTGAAACCGCCTATCCTAATCAGAAAGTGTATGTGATGGGATTAAATGTAACCTTTTAG
- a CDS encoding glycosyltransferase family A protein, which produces MLIPDNPKTFHKMVVLVPFRNAGNYIIDCVSSLLGQEYRNYVVYLLDDASDDGTLDLIDEDLENFHFIRNKERLGSLENIYRALVKLTLDDDDIVVILDGDDYLFGEFALQIVNSKYNDNTLLTYGQYITNYGFLDPCPPYTTAEFENLRKASWKASHLKTFKYKLFKAFLQQDPNVDNFRYSNGVYNDDRFYMSTYDQALMLPLMEVAGYENIVSVPNIVYCYRLHPDNDHATDSGRKLQLEALHDIRNRPSLKRMF; this is translated from the coding sequence ATGTTAATACCAGATAACCCAAAGACATTTCACAAAATGGTGGTGCTTGTTCCCTTCAGGAACGCCGGTAATTATATTATCGACTGTGTGAGCTCTTTGCTGGGACAGGAATACAGAAACTACGTAGTTTATTTGCTGGATGATGCTTCAGACGATGGCACCCTTGATTTAATAGATGAAGACCTTGAAAATTTCCATTTCATAAGAAATAAAGAGCGGCTTGGCTCACTCGAAAATATATACCGGGCACTCGTCAAACTGACACTTGATGACGATGATATAGTTGTAATACTGGATGGTGACGACTATCTCTTCGGAGAATTTGCCCTACAGATCGTAAACAGTAAATATAATGACAATACATTGCTCACCTATGGGCAATATATCACTAACTATGGATTTCTTGATCCATGTCCACCCTACACAACAGCGGAGTTTGAAAATCTGAGAAAGGCAAGTTGGAAAGCATCTCATCTGAAAACCTTTAAGTATAAACTCTTCAAGGCTTTTTTGCAACAGGATCCTAATGTAGATAATTTCAGGTATAGTAATGGCGTATATAATGATGACAGGTTCTACATGTCCACTTACGACCAGGCGCTGATGTTGCCATTGATGGAAGTGGCCGGCTATGAGAACATTGTCTCTGTTCCTAATATCGTTTACTGTTACAGGCTCCATCCGGATAACGACCATGCTACAGACAGTGGCAGGAAACTGCAACTGGAGGCTTTGCATGATATCCGAAACCGCCCGTCTCTGAAACGAATGTTTTGA
- a CDS encoding carboxymuconolactone decarboxylase family protein yields MHRYKLIDWILSFFLILNTINMNAQNNGEGEQPLNARQQSLAAISASTAAGNIEKLKIQLNVGLDAGLTINEIKEALVQLYAYCGFPRSLNGISSFMQVLEERKKKGITDVAGKEATPLKDSLETYERGRKTLENLTQTPQAKPAPGFGEFAPRIDAFLKEHLFADIFDSDVLNYQQRELITISALAAMHGTEGQLQAHIGMGMTTGITADQVKAVFNIIEKLVGKEQAEKANTVLSNIKK; encoded by the coding sequence ATGCACAGATACAAACTTATAGATTGGATTTTATCATTCTTCTTGATCTTAAATACAATAAATATGAACGCACAAAATAATGGAGAGGGAGAACAGCCTTTAAATGCTCGTCAGCAAAGCCTTGCCGCTATTTCGGCATCGACGGCGGCTGGAAACATTGAAAAACTAAAAATACAGCTTAATGTCGGGCTGGATGCCGGGCTTACCATAAACGAAATAAAAGAAGCATTGGTACAGTTATATGCCTATTGCGGTTTTCCGCGAAGCCTTAACGGTATCAGCAGCTTCATGCAGGTATTGGAAGAAAGGAAAAAGAAGGGTATTACCGATGTAGCAGGTAAGGAAGCAACGCCCTTAAAAGACAGTCTGGAGACCTATGAACGTGGAAGAAAAACGCTTGAAAACCTGACCCAAACGCCTCAGGCAAAACCTGCACCGGGCTTCGGTGAGTTTGCTCCGCGTATTGATGCTTTCCTGAAAGAACACCTCTTTGCCGACATCTTTGACAGCGATGTACTGAATTACCAGCAAAGGGAACTGATAACAATTTCTGCTTTGGCTGCCATGCATGGGACAGAGGGACAATTACAGGCACATATTGGAATGGGCATGACTACTGGGATTACAGCAGATCAGGTGAAAGCGGTATTCAACATCATTGAAAAGTTGGTAGGCAAAGAACAGGCTGAAAAAGCAAACACAGTTCTCTCAAACATAAAAAAATAA
- a CDS encoding RagB/SusD family nutrient uptake outer membrane protein has translation MKHIIYFVLLAGCLPFSACTKDFLENTNKTQLTDETQWASEGDADIFLNDIYGSLPNYWNQPENLDNFTDDNDAGFYYTSYNWKQGIVSPAGTDYTVWGGITGSGALTNWPATFIAVRKCNTFMTKVQTYAANFSDTWRERRLDEARFLRAFFYSELWMHLGGLPIITTVPDRSTADSSQLYYPRSTFAQTVDFITSDLDTVISNARLAVKYNRGDADAGRATLGAALALKGWIQLYAASPAFNAAQPAAGADPHHVAGYGQFDPNRWGAAAATFRQFLDQFGNGHPYGLFADLSALWYEANEYNSEIVWDRQVVAVTMGSSFEQYGGPVWINGAYYTWGNYNPTQELVDQFQMANGKSIQDPASGYNPQNPYVGREPRFYQWIVYDGAPYKMTWMDKQDTIYTRIDKVRPSKNQIDFGTDDVSNTGYYFKKRLNPLVRPGGGTISGANFIYYRYAEVLLGYAEAQNEAVGPDASVYAAMNQLRARAGVPDLPPALSQEEMRTAIHHERRVELCFENKRFYDLIRWKTAEQLLIHDRHGMKITNSIPGNNSGVWQYEPVPLNHPHVFIPKMYLNPIPQDVIDRNPRIVQNPGY, from the coding sequence ATGAAACATATTATATACTTCGTGCTGCTCGCCGGCTGCCTGCCCTTTTCCGCCTGCACCAAAGATTTTCTCGAGAATACGAATAAAACACAACTAACCGACGAAACGCAATGGGCATCAGAAGGAGATGCCGATATCTTTCTGAATGATATTTATGGCAGCTTGCCAAACTACTGGAATCAACCTGAAAACCTGGATAATTTCACCGACGACAATGATGCAGGGTTCTACTACACCTCCTACAACTGGAAACAGGGCATCGTATCCCCTGCAGGCACAGACTACACGGTGTGGGGTGGCATTACGGGATCAGGTGCGCTGACCAATTGGCCCGCCACATTTATTGCTGTCAGGAAATGCAACACCTTCATGACAAAGGTCCAGACATATGCTGCCAACTTTTCGGATACCTGGCGAGAAAGACGGCTGGATGAAGCCCGCTTCCTTCGCGCGTTCTTTTATAGCGAACTCTGGATGCACCTCGGCGGACTTCCCATTATCACTACCGTACCTGACCGCAGTACCGCCGACAGCAGTCAGCTGTATTACCCAAGAAGCACGTTTGCCCAAACAGTGGATTTTATAACCAGCGACCTCGATACGGTCATTTCAAATGCCCGTCTGGCTGTTAAATATAACCGGGGCGATGCTGATGCCGGCAGGGCCACATTAGGCGCAGCATTGGCCTTAAAAGGCTGGATACAGCTATATGCCGCCAGCCCTGCCTTCAACGCGGCACAACCAGCCGCGGGTGCAGATCCGCATCATGTGGCCGGCTACGGCCAGTTTGATCCAAACAGATGGGGCGCTGCTGCCGCTACCTTCAGACAATTCCTGGACCAGTTTGGGAACGGCCATCCCTATGGATTGTTCGCTGACTTGTCAGCCTTGTGGTATGAAGCGAATGAGTACAATAGTGAAATAGTCTGGGACCGGCAGGTTGTAGCGGTCACTATGGGTTCTTCCTTTGAACAATATGGTGGCCCCGTATGGATCAATGGCGCCTATTACACCTGGGGCAATTATAATCCTACACAGGAACTGGTAGACCAGTTTCAGATGGCAAATGGCAAAAGCATACAGGATCCGGCGTCCGGTTATAACCCCCAAAACCCCTATGTTGGCAGGGAACCAAGGTTCTACCAATGGATCGTTTATGACGGCGCACCTTACAAAATGACCTGGATGGACAAACAGGACACCATTTACACACGCATAGACAAAGTACGGCCTTCAAAAAATCAGATCGATTTCGGTACTGATGACGTCAGCAATACAGGATATTATTTTAAGAAACGGTTGAACCCACTCGTAAGACCCGGCGGAGGAACTATCAGTGGCGCAAATTTTATTTACTACCGCTACGCAGAGGTCCTGCTGGGATATGCTGAAGCGCAGAATGAAGCCGTGGGCCCGGATGCCTCCGTATATGCTGCTATGAACCAGTTACGTGCCCGTGCAGGAGTGCCGGATCTGCCGCCGGCTCTCAGTCAGGAGGAGATGCGTACTGCTATTCACCACGAGCGGCGTGTAGAGTTATGCTTCGAAAATAAACGATTCTATGACCTTATTCGCTGGAAAACGGCGGAACAATTGCTCATCCACGACAGGCATGGCATGAAGATCACCAACAGTATTCCGGGTAATAACAGCGGCGTATGGCAATATGAACCTGTACCATTGAACCATCCGCATGTGTTCATCCCCAAAATGTACCTGAACCCTATTCCACAGGATGTGATAGACCGCAATCCAAGGATCGTTCAGAATCCAGGGTATTAA
- a CDS encoding helix-turn-helix domain-containing protein, whose protein sequence is MKQVERIDSVKQYNDTLGVDTLHPLVSVVDFDAMPAYQYFRRYMGIYAVFLKHVKCGDMKYGCQPYDYEDGTLVFISPGQVYGIDSKGKIIKPMGKALVFHADLIVGTDIGRKIKDYTFFSYEVNEALHLSKKEKAIVNDCFEKIKYEIDQNIDKHSKTLIVSNIELLLNYCMRFYDRQFITRSNANRDVLARLESLLNEYFQSDKCQTLGLPTVTWCANQLHLSANYFGDLIKKETGNTALDYIQSKVIDIAKSMIFHSDRSISDVAFHLGFKYQQHFTRLFKQKTGKTPTEYRLLNLK, encoded by the coding sequence ATGAAGCAAGTTGAAAGAATTGATTCTGTTAAACAATACAATGATACATTAGGAGTTGACACCTTACATCCACTTGTAAGTGTTGTTGACTTCGATGCCATGCCGGCTTATCAATATTTTAGGAGATATATGGGCATTTATGCTGTTTTTCTGAAACATGTCAAATGTGGCGATATGAAATATGGTTGCCAACCATACGATTATGAAGATGGGACATTGGTGTTTATTTCACCAGGACAAGTTTATGGAATTGATAGCAAGGGAAAGATAATCAAGCCCATGGGTAAGGCACTTGTGTTTCACGCTGACCTTATAGTAGGCACAGATATTGGCAGAAAGATCAAGGACTATACTTTTTTTTCTTATGAAGTCAATGAGGCCCTACACCTGTCCAAAAAAGAAAAGGCAATTGTAAACGATTGCTTCGAAAAGATTAAATATGAAATAGATCAGAATATAGACAAGCATAGCAAAACACTTATTGTATCTAATATTGAATTACTCCTAAACTATTGCATGCGCTTCTATGACCGCCAGTTTATTACCCGAAGCAATGCCAATAGAGATGTTCTGGCAAGACTTGAAAGCCTACTAAATGAATATTTTCAGTCCGATAAGTGCCAGACACTGGGCCTGCCAACGGTAACCTGGTGTGCAAACCAGTTGCATCTTTCAGCCAATTATTTTGGAGATCTTATCAAAAAAGAAACGGGTAATACAGCGTTAGACTATATACAATCCAAAGTGATTGATATAGCAAAGTCCATGATATTTCATAGCGATAGATCTATTAGCGATGTGGCTTTTCATTTGGGTTTTAAGTATCAACAGCATTTCACCCGACTGTTTAAACAAAAAACGGGGAAGACACCAACTGAATACAGGTTATTAAATTTGAAATAG